In Porites lutea chromosome 7, jaPorLute2.1, whole genome shotgun sequence, a single window of DNA contains:
- the LOC140942538 gene encoding uncharacterized protein — MADDGRICVDSKQSVLKIHEKLRKEVHKIAEKKSWSAEQKEEFEKKILELYKESVEETVQANVVVGGQDWNNVSQSEDSSISVVREELEPLNRDRVEQVFAICSELEDLMKDTTFKRKNYPQQITEGIKKILQSKKELLEKYQPATKSDSILSSFNFLTSDFDDCIQRLQSLSSEVSQLSKSIPELHGKVLRLQEVVQNHKVMQKSETDAVLFGRDSNSDANSLPSSGEVPISQGDQTNEQLNSKDFIWWGSSKRKSNPPQRLDPSNNSQV; from the exons atggcggacgacgGGAGGATTTGTGTGGACAGCAAGCAATCGGTGCTGAAAATTCATGAAAAATTAAGGAAGGAGGTCCATAAAATAGCCGAAAAGAAGTCATGGTCTGCTGAACAAAAGGAAGAATTCGAGAAAAAGATCCTTGAG CTTTATAAAGAGTCAGTGGAGGAAACTGTTCAAGCAAATGTGGTAGTTGGAGGGCAAGACTGGAACAATGTATCCCAGTCTGAAGATTCAAGCATTTCTGTAGTTCGGGAGG AACTAGAGCCCCTCAACAGAGACAGGGTTGAACAAGTATTTGCAATATGTTCAGAACTGGAAGATTTAATGAAAGATACAACATTCAAACGGAAAAATTATCCACAGCAAATCACAGAAGGAATAAAGAAGATTCTCCAGAGTAAAAAAGAATTACTC GAAAAGTATCAACCAGCAACAAAAAGTGATTCCATATTGAGCAGTTTCAATTTCTTAACTTCAG ATTTTGATGACTGCATTCAGAGACTGCAATCATTGTCTTCTGAGGTTTCTCAACTGTCAAAG TCAATACCAGAACTTCATGGAAAAGTTCTTCGTCTACAGGAAGTTGTTCAAAACCACAAAGTCATGCAGAAGAGTGAAACAGATGCTGTGTTATTCGGAAGGGACAGTAACAGTGATGCTAATTCATTACCTTCTTCTGGTGAAGTTCCAATATCACAGGGTGACCAAACTAATGAACAATTAAATTCCAAGGATTTTATTTGGTGGGGATCATCTAAGCGAAAGTCAAATCCTCCTCAAAGACTTGACCCTTCTAATAACTCACAGGTTTAG